Proteins from one Deinococcus sp. AB2017081 genomic window:
- a CDS encoding c-type cytochrome, which produces MKNTFAVTMTLLLALTLGGSIAGYRIATAEHEEPAAEASQSASESAPSPNSAVTGPADDQATTGDVAAQNEGGTQTGENGAVAAAGGADGADGGVPATSETTPPGGGATAGETGQEPVEQAAAASTAGDVKAGETIYASNCSGCHGADGKGVVGPSLVTADGPKAWTDAQLLTTLREGKTPERQLSTAMPRFTAEQISDSDVTNLHAYIKTLN; this is translated from the coding sequence ATGAAGAATACGTTCGCCGTCACCATGACGCTGCTGCTGGCCCTGACCCTGGGCGGCTCGATTGCCGGGTACCGGATCGCTACAGCCGAGCACGAGGAGCCGGCGGCCGAGGCCTCGCAGTCCGCGTCCGAGTCGGCGCCCAGCCCCAACAGCGCGGTGACCGGGCCGGCGGATGACCAGGCCACGACCGGCGACGTGGCCGCCCAGAACGAGGGCGGCACCCAGACCGGCGAGAACGGGGCGGTGGCCGCTGCGGGCGGTGCCGACGGCGCGGACGGCGGCGTGCCCGCGACCAGCGAGACCACCCCCCCCGGCGGCGGCGCGACGGCCGGCGAGACCGGTCAGGAACCCGTCGAGCAGGCGGCAGCGGCCTCGACCGCCGGAGACGTCAAGGCCGGCGAGACGATCTACGCCTCCAACTGCTCCGGGTGCCACGGCGCGGACGGCAAGGGCGTCGTCGGCCCGAGTCTGGTCACGGCGGACGGCCCGAAGGCCTGGACGGATGCGCAGCTCCTCACCACCCTGCGCGAGGGCAAGACCCCGGAGCGCCAGCTGAGCACCGCCATGCCGCGCTTCACGGCCGAGCAGATCAGCGACAGCGACGTGACCAACCTGCACGCCTACATCAAGACCCTGAACTGA
- a CDS encoding helical backbone metal receptor: protein MDRPPRLASLVASNSDILAALGAAGWVVAADDHSDASGLESAVRVGLDLDIDIPALVATRPDLVLASLSVPGQERVVQGVRDAGLNVLVLDPVSVEDTLADIRIIGDAIGLSTRAEAVAASLDAELDTLRLTFPKPPRVLVEWWPRPIIAATRESWVTELLERLGAVNALGDRPGRSSPVTLDEVRAARTDLIVCSWCGAKRLRPELIEARGLGVPVVAIHESGLGRPGPRLIEGARQLHTALSALPVGAL, encoded by the coding sequence ATGGATCGGCCCCCCAGACTGGCCTCGCTGGTCGCCAGCAACTCCGACATCCTGGCCGCCCTGGGTGCCGCCGGGTGGGTCGTGGCCGCCGACGACCACAGTGACGCCTCCGGCCTGGAGTCGGCCGTGCGCGTGGGTCTGGATCTGGACATCGACATCCCGGCCCTGGTCGCCACCCGCCCGGATCTGGTGCTCGCCAGCCTGAGCGTGCCCGGTCAGGAGCGCGTGGTGCAGGGCGTGCGTGACGCCGGGCTGAACGTGCTGGTGCTCGATCCGGTCAGTGTGGAGGACACCCTGGCGGATATCCGCATCATCGGGGACGCCATCGGGCTGTCCACGCGGGCCGAGGCCGTCGCGGCGTCGCTCGACGCCGAACTGGACACCCTGCGCCTGACCTTCCCCAAGCCGCCCCGTGTGCTGGTCGAGTGGTGGCCCCGCCCGATCATCGCGGCGACCCGCGAGTCGTGGGTGACGGAGCTGCTGGAGCGGCTGGGAGCCGTGAACGCGCTGGGGGATCGGCCCGGCCGCAGTTCGCCCGTCACGCTGGACGAGGTGCGGGCGGCGCGGACCGACCTGATCGTGTGCTCGTGGTGCGGCGCGAAGCGGCTGCGCCCGGAACTGATCGAGGCCCGTGGCCTGGGCGTGCCGGTCGTCGCCATCCACGAGAGCGGCCTGGGTCGCCCCGGCCCCCGCCTGATCGAGGGCGCACGGCAACTCCACACCGCGCTGTCCGCCCTGCCAGTCGGCGCCCTGTAG
- the sppA gene encoding signal peptide peptidase SppA, which yields MPLFSLPDLIKSSGGLPNGVTRPTWVVLDVTGAYPERQPSTPLQALLNRTDTLEALEARIEKLRGADWLHGVLVKISEFTASPATAHAIRNLLASLNETKRVVAFVPQLTMTSMIAASGAKEIAAPESADVMLGGFAVEPTFLGEFLKKRGIEFENLRIREYKAALTRFSQEHMDDANREQLQAYLDGLEGAWVQDMAQARGVEASVAAGWLSGTITSAQGALDAGLITRVAYEDELVGPATQPMMAIVDWLVPARPSNPKAGRVAVVPVIGTIVTGKSRTNPLPLPLLGGPQAGSDTVVAALKRAVDDKATKAIVLYVNSGGGSALASDLMWREVQRSSKPVVVVMGEYAASGGYYVATHAKHIVASPYTLTGSIGVVTGKPVLTEFNRRHGLNPERVGRSSALLYSASRKYTDEERNHVERGIEEVYDRFTSRVAEGRGLTQERVNELGRGRIWSGADALERGLVDELGDLRLGLQRARELAGLPHDAPTWNVTPKNRGPLPEFVQEAAQAATVQVWPFGRERVLTWLDQDLKVR from the coding sequence ATGCCCCTCTTTTCCCTGCCTGACCTGATCAAGTCCTCTGGAGGCCTCCCGAATGGCGTGACGCGGCCGACCTGGGTGGTGCTGGACGTGACTGGCGCGTACCCCGAACGGCAGCCGTCCACCCCCCTCCAGGCGCTCCTGAACCGCACCGACACGCTGGAGGCGCTGGAGGCCCGCATCGAGAAGCTGCGCGGGGCGGACTGGCTGCATGGTGTCCTGGTGAAGATCAGCGAGTTCACGGCGTCCCCCGCGACCGCGCACGCCATCCGCAATCTGCTGGCCTCCCTGAACGAGACGAAGCGCGTGGTGGCCTTCGTGCCGCAGCTGACCATGACCAGCATGATCGCGGCCAGTGGCGCGAAAGAAATTGCTGCGCCCGAGTCGGCCGACGTGATGCTGGGCGGCTTCGCGGTCGAGCCCACCTTCCTGGGCGAATTCCTGAAGAAGCGCGGCATCGAGTTCGAGAATCTGCGTATCCGTGAGTACAAGGCGGCCCTGACGCGCTTCTCGCAGGAGCACATGGACGACGCCAATCGCGAGCAGCTCCAGGCCTATCTGGACGGGCTGGAGGGCGCGTGGGTGCAGGACATGGCGCAGGCGCGAGGCGTGGAGGCCAGCGTGGCAGCCGGGTGGCTGTCGGGCACCATCACCAGTGCCCAGGGGGCGCTGGACGCCGGCCTGATCACCCGCGTGGCCTACGAGGACGAACTGGTTGGCCCGGCCACGCAGCCCATGATGGCGATCGTGGACTGGCTGGTGCCCGCGAGGCCCAGCAACCCTAAAGCCGGGCGGGTGGCGGTCGTACCTGTGATCGGTACCATCGTGACCGGTAAGAGCCGCACCAACCCGCTGCCCCTGCCACTGCTGGGCGGCCCGCAGGCCGGGTCAGATACCGTGGTCGCCGCCCTGAAGCGGGCCGTGGACGACAAGGCCACGAAGGCGATCGTGCTGTATGTGAACTCCGGCGGGGGCAGTGCCCTGGCGAGCGACCTGATGTGGCGCGAGGTGCAGCGCAGCAGTAAACCCGTGGTCGTCGTGATGGGCGAGTACGCCGCCAGCGGCGGATACTACGTCGCCACGCACGCGAAGCACATCGTGGCCAGCCCGTACACCCTGACCGGCAGCATCGGCGTGGTCACGGGCAAGCCGGTGCTGACCGAATTCAACCGCCGCCACGGCCTGAACCCCGAGCGGGTCGGCCGCAGCAGCGCCCTGCTGTACTCGGCCAGCCGGAAGTACACCGACGAGGAGCGCAATCACGTCGAGCGCGGGATCGAGGAGGTCTACGACCGCTTCACCTCCCGCGTGGCGGAAGGCCGGGGGCTCACGCAGGAGCGTGTGAACGAACTGGGCCGGGGCCGCATCTGGAGCGGCGCGGACGCCCTGGAACGCGGTCTGGTGGACGAACTGGGCGACCTCCGGCTGGGCCTCCAGCGGGCACGCGAACTGGCGGGCCTGCCCCACGACGCCCCCACCTGGAACGTCACCCCGAAGAACCGTGGCCCCCTGCCGGAATTCGTACAGGAGGCCGCCCAGGCCGCCACCGTGCAGGTCTGGCCGTTTGGCCGCGAGCGCGTCCTGACGTGGCTGGATCAGGATCTCAAGGTGCGAT